Within Candidatus Polarisedimenticolia bacterium, the genomic segment CAATGGCGATGGCACTCTTCCGGCAATCGGCGACCAATTCGTCGTATTCAAGCCGATTCTGATACAGGGAGGCACGAATCCAATCACCAATGGCATTCTGTTTCACTTTCACGGGGCCGGAGTCGATCTCCGCTACATCGAAATCAACAAAGGCTCTGGTCAGGATGCTGAAAACTGTGCTGGCGGCTCCGGCTCAACCGTCCTTTGGGATACCTGTGCCAGGATAGACTCGAGAGAAGGTGCAATGGAGTTCGTCAATGTCCACAACTTCGCCTCCCGGCAGGGGATGTGGGAGGTGAGTCAAACGGACTGCAACACCGACGCCCGCCCCAACGTTCCGCGTACGTACAGGCACTTCTACATCCACGATGTCGACGCGCAGGTTGGAACCACCTGTCCAGGTGAAGACGAGAACCTAATGGGCTCCGGCATCAACTACTTCATGGACGACCCTGCCGGAACGCAGGATGGGATCACCATGGATGGTTTCCACCTGGCCCGCTGGGGCGCTGGGGCGGCGTTGGGAATCGTTCCCTCCGGTGCCGTCCTGCGCAATATTCTGTGGCGGAATGTGATCATCCACCAGGCTCCTGGCATCGCGGGCTATGGTGCAGTCCATGTTGGCCTGGGCTTCGGGAAGGGAGGCGTCGTTGTAGAAGGCGCTGCCCTATGGGATATCGGCGCGGACGGTCGTGAGGGGCGTGCCATCGATTCCAATTTCACCAGTTCTTCCTCGTGGGCGGTTCGCAATGGTTTCATGGTCAACATCGACAGCAATCTCACAGGCGGTTCGACGCCAGGCGGTGCTGTTGTCTCTGGCGACAGGACTCAGGATACTGGCGGCGCCCTGGTCAGCGACAGTTATATCTCCAGAATCGTCGGTGGGGCGATGTATGGTGGGCGGAGTCTGTTCAATTTCATCAAGGACGTGAACATGGAGGATGACGCTACCGCGCCATGCGATTCTTCTGACCAGCGTGGGGCGCTCCATGCGCCGGTCGAGGCGACAGGAAATGTCGTCACCCGGTCTCATCCACTTTCTTGTACTGCAAACGCCGTCCAGATAAAGTTTCTTAGTGCGTCCGCGTTCACAACTCAGACACGCCGGATTGACAGCAATCTGCTCTATAACATGGACACTGACGGCGTCACGCGCTTGTCCTGCCTCCTGCTTCAAGCTGAGGACGTTCCCGTGAACCGAGATGTGGATTTCTATAACAATGTCTGCGATCTGAATGACTATGACGGCGGTCCGGACACTTTTGGGCTCCTGGCGATAGGCACAGTGAGCAGTCGAACAAGGGCCTATTGCAACATATTTCGAGGAGTCTCACAGACGAGTTCGACTGGCTTCACTGGACTGACGGTCAGGGACCAAGGCTGCAACCGCTTCGATCGGACGAAACGCAATCGCTGGGGCCGCGCCCTCGGCTCACTTCGCGTTGGCATACAATCGTTCAGATGGTTCCATCCGGCGGTCATCCCGCTAATGGACGCCGACGCTTTCACGAACTATGACTGGCGTGCGTGGAGTGGCGGTTAGTGAGACCTGTTTCCGGGACCGCCATACCTTCAGCGAGAGGGTGCTCCAGACGCTCTCGAGGCGGCACTGCGGTCACATTTGCCCCATGAGCGGTGCTTCCTGGCGAAGGGGCTAGGCGTGCGTTCCCGGCGCCTCGTGCCCGGTCCGCTCGACGTACTCGACGTAGGATCCCGGATACAGGTGCGGCTGCGGCCCCATCCCGCTCTCTCCGCCGAGCTCGAGCACGCGGGTCCCCAGGCCGCGCAGGAAGGTGCGGTCGTGCGACACGAAGATCATCGTCCCCGCGAAGGATTCGAGGGAGTCGACCAGCATCTCCTTGGTCGCGAGGTCCAGGTGATTGGTGGGCTCGTCGAGGACGAGGAAATTCGGGGGGTCGAAGAGCAGGCGAGCCATCGCCAGGCGTGACCGCTCGCCGCCGGAGAGGGCCCTGATCTTCTTGTCGACGTCGTCTCCCGAGAACTGAAATGCTCCCGCCAGAGAGCGGAGCATCCCGGCCCCCTCGAGCGGGAAATCGGCCTGCAGCTGCTCGAAGACCGTGAGATCCGTGTTGAGGACGTCGAGCGACTGCTGGGCGAAGTAGCCCATCTTGAGGGCGGCGCCGAGCCGGACGTTGCCCGCATCGGGGGACAGCACGCCCGCAATGATCTTCAGCAGGGTCGTCTTGCCGGCGCCGTTCCGGCCCATGACCGCCCACCGCTCGCCGCGCCGGATCGTCAGGTTCATCCCCTCGTAGAGGACACGCCGGCCGAAGGCCTTGTGGAGGTTCTCGATCACCAGAACCTGGTCGCCCGAACGGGGCGGGTCGCGAAAATCGAAGCTCACGACCGTGCGCTGCTTGGGGAGGGTGACCTTCTCGATCTTGTCGAGGGCCTTGATGCGGCTCTGCACCTGCGCGGCCTTGGCGGCGTGCGTCCTGAACCGGTCGATGAATCGCTGCTCCTTGGCGAGCATCGCCTGCTGGCGCGTGTAGGCCGCCTCGCGGTTCGCCTCGCGCAGCCGGCGCTCGCGATCGTAGAAGTCATAGTTGCCGGAGTAGACCGTGATCTCGCCGCCGTCGATCTCCGCGATCTTCGAGACGACGCGGTTCAGGAAGTCGCGGTCGTGCGAGGTCATGAGCAGGGCGCCCGGGTAGCCCTTCAGATACGACTCGAGCCAGATGATCGACTCGATGTCGAGGTGATTGGTCGGCTCGTCCATCAGGAGCACGCCGGGCCGGCCGAGCAGCACGCGCGCCATCGCCACACGCATCTTCCAGCCGCCCGACAGCGCGCCGACGTCGCCGTCGATCCGCTCGTCGTCGAACCCGAGCCCGTGCAGGACCTCCCGCGCCTGGCTCTCGAGCGCGTAGCCCCCCAGGTGCGTGTACTCCTCCTGCACCTCGCCGTAGCGAGCCAGGATCGTGTCCAGTTCGCCGGCCCGGGCCGGGTCGGCCAGGGCGTGCTGGAGCGACTCCAGCTCGTGATGCAGGTCGCCGACACGGCCGCTGCCGGCGATGGCCTCGTCCAGCACCGAGCGCCCCGCCATCTCCTCCACATCCTGGCGGAAGTAGCCGATGGTCAGCCGCTTCGGGACCGCCACCTCGCCGTCGTCCGGCGACTCTTCCCCCACGATCATCCGGAAGACGGTGGTCTTCCCCGCACCGTTCGGGCCGACGAGCCCGACCTTCTCCCCGGCGTTGATCTGGAAGGAGGCCTCGACGAAGAGGATCTGCTTCCCGTACTGCTTGCCGACGTCGGCGAAGGAGATCATGTCGATTGCGCGCCGATGCGGACCCTGAAAGTGTGCGCCACAGGGCCATTCTCTTCACTCCCGGCGCGGATGTAAACCTGTCCGGACCGGTCCCCGCGTCCTCGGCCGGCCTGGTGTGCTGTCCGCATGCCGCGCCCGCCGCGCCCTCGATACCGCGCCGTCTCGTCGTGGAGGGAACTTCGGGCGGCGCTCCGTGTCCAATCACCGTAGATTGAACGAGGGGAATCCGCGAACTCGTCGGAGGTGTCGTGATGAAACAGACTGTCGGTCCATTCCCATTGTGCCTCGTCCTTGCCTTCCTCTTCGCGGCCCCCCCGATGGCGCGCGCCGAACAGCCCGCCCCCACCGGCGGCGAGCTGCGCGTCGTGACGCCGGGCGGGCCGGTCGAGCAGTGCCCCCTGAAGCACACGGACGTCGTCGCGGAGATCACCGGCAGCGTGGCGCAGGTCGAGGTGGTCCAGACCTTCCAGAATCCCTACGACAGGAAGATCGAGGCGGTGTATGTCTTCCCGCTGCCCGACCGCGCCGCGGTCCACGACATGGAGATCCTCGTCGGAGACCGGACGATCAAGAGCCTGATCAAGAAGCGGAAGGAGGCCCGCGCCGCGTACGAGGCGGCCCGCCAGGCCGGTCACATCGCCGCCCTGCTGGATCAGGAGCGACCGAATATCTTCACCCAGTCGGTGGCGAACATCCTTCCCGGCGGCGAGGTGGTGGTGACGATCCGCTATTTCGAGACCGTCCCCTACGCCTCGGGCGACTACGAATTCTCCTTCCCGATGGTCGTCGGCCCGCGCTTCATTCCGGGCGCTCCCGTGAAGGCCGGGGAGCACGGCCGCTTGCCCGATACGACGGAGGTGCCGGACGCGTCGCGCATCACGCCTCCCGGGCTCCGTCCCGAGACGCGCACCGGGCACGACATCTCCCTCGAAGTGCGGCTGGACGCCGGCGCCACGGTGCGCGGGCTCATGTCCCCCTCGCACCGGATCCGCGTCGAGAGCGATGGCCGCGGCGGCGACATCATCCGGCTCAAAGAGGAGGACTCGATCCCGAACCGGGACTTCGTCCTGCGCTACCGCGTCGATGGCGACGCCGCGAACCTGATCGTCCTGTCCCACCGCGGGGAGGGGGACGGCTATTTCCTGATGATCATCCAGCCCCAAGCGAAGCCGCCCGCCACCGACATCGCCCCGAAGGAGATGATCTTCGTGGTCGACTGCTCCGGCTCGATGAGCGGCGACCCGATCGACAAGGTCAAGGAGGCGATGCGCTATGCCCTGCAGGGGCTGGATCCTCGCGACACGTTCCAGATCGTGCGCTTTTCGAACGGGGCGGAGACCTTCGAGCCCTCCCCCGTCCTGGCGACCCCCGGCAACATCGGGCGCGCTCTGCGGTACGTCACCCACCTGTCGGGTCAGGGCGGCACGATCATGCTGGAGGGGGTGAGGACCGCCCTGGCGTACCCGGAGGATCCGCATCGCCTGCGCATCATCTCCTTCATGACCGACGGGTACATCGGCAACGAGGAGGCGATCCTGGCGTACACGTCAATGCACCTGGGCGGCGCGCGGCTCTTCTCCTTCGGAGTCGGCACCAGCGTCAACCGGTATCTGCTCGACAAGATGGCGGATTTCGGACGGGGAGCGGTCGAGTATGTCCTGCCGGGGGACGATTCCGGCAAGGCGATCCGGCGCTTCTACGACCGGATCCGCAGCCCGTACCTCACCGACGTCCAGATCGACTGGGGGGGGCTCGGCGTGACCGACATGTATCCGCGCGAGATCCCGGACCTGTTCCTCGGCCAGCCCGTCACCGTGTATGGCCGCTACGGTCTGGCGGGGAAGGCGGACGTGACCCTGCACGCCCGGCTGGGGGGCAGACCGTTCGAGAAACGCTTCACCGTCTCGCTCCCCGCCCGGCAGGACGAGGGGGAGGCGATCGGCACGCTCTGGGCGCGCGCCCGCATCGAGGATCTCTCCGACCGGCTCATCGTCGGCCCGCAGCCGGCGCTCGTCGAGGAGATCACCCGCGTCGCCCTGGCCCACCGACTGGTCTCGAAGTACACCTCGTTCGTCGCCGTCGAGGACCGGGTCGACACCGGTCCCGGAAAACCGGCGCTGGTCGAGGTGCCGGTCTGCACGCCGGCGGGTGTCAGCTACGACATGACCTACGGCGCCCCGGCGGGAGTCGAGATGATGGAGCGCGTCCGGGTCGCCGCGCAATCGCAAGCCACGACGACCCAGTTCTCCTCCGCATTCATCGATTCGCTGCCGATCCTGGGCCGGGACTATCAGGAGGTCTTGATTCTGGGCCCCGGTGTCGACGGGGACGGGAAACCAACCATCCACGGCTCCCGCGATGTCGACGTGGTCACTCTGGTGGACGGAGTCTCGGCCGGCGACCCGCTCACAGGCGAGCGCGGCCAGGAGTTGAACCTGAACTCGATCCAGGAGATCGAAGTGAAGACCGCCGGCGCGACAGCCGCGTACGGGCGAGCACTTGGCGGGTCGGTCGCGGTCGATGCCGCCGCGCCGATCCCGGGTGTCATCACCACCATCGCGGCACGGAGCTCCGCATACCGGGCCGCGGAGGTCATCGAGCTCTTGGTCACCATCGAAAACCGAACTGGGAAGGCGGTCCAGGTGCCGGCCGCGCTCTCGGTCGCCGACGGGACGGCGCGCTTCCGGGTTCTCGACCCGCAGGGGAGCGCCGCCGCCGATCCGATTCAAAATCGGGGGCCGGCGCGCATGATGACCCTGCAGCCTGGCGCCAGCGCCACCCTCAACGTCCTGCTGAACGGCGCTCGCGGCTACCGGCTCGCGCGGCCCGGCGAGTACCGAGTGACGCTGCTCGGTGCCGGCCTCGGGCTCGGCGACTCGAACACTCTGATTATGAGAATCAGGCCATGAGCGGCCCGGCGAACGGGGCTCGGCGACCGGGTGGCTCGAGCGAGGTCGCTTACAGGTCGGCGAAGACCGGCGCGTGATCCGAGGGGATCCGATCGTCCTTCTTCTTCCGGTAATCGCGATCGATCTCGACGGCTTGCAGGCGCTCGGCGATGTCCCGGGTCGCCAGGAGAAGGTCGAGCCGAAGCCCCTGGTTGCGCGGGAAAGCCCCGGCGCGGTAGTCCCACCACGAGAATGAGCGCGCCTCGGGATGGAGCCGGCGGAACAGGTCGAGCAGGCCCCCCTCGACGATCGCCGCGAAGCGGGCGCGCTCCTCGGCGGTGTGGAAGATCGTGCCCCGCAGCAGGTCCTCGTTCCAGCTGTCGATCGGGGCCGGGCAGATGTTGAAGTCGCCGCACAGGACCGCGGGACGGTCCTGCCGGTGCAGCCCGCGCAGGTGCGTCGCGAGCGCCTCGAACCACGCGAGCTTGCGCGGGTAGTCCGGATGACCGACGTCCTTGCCGTTGGGGCAGTAGATGGTCGTGAACGACAGCCCCTCCGCATCGGCGGTGATCAGCCGCGCGCCGGACTCGTCCTGCCCGGGCAGTCCTTTCTGCGTGACCGTGACCTGGCGGCGGCTCAGGATCGCCACGCCGTTCCACGCCTTCTGGGCGTGAACGACCGCCCGATACCCCTCGGCCTCGAGGAGGGCGTGGGGAAACTGGTCCTCCGTGAGCTTGAGCTCCTGGAGCCCCACCAGGTCGGGACGGCGCTCGCGCAGCCAGAGCAGCAGGAACTCGAGCCGCGCCCGGAGGCCGTTGACGTTCCACGTCGCGATTCGCACGCCTTCTCCCCGAGCCGGCATGCTATCAGAGAGCACCTCGCGGAAGGGTTGGGTGCGGGCAGCGAGCGGGAATGTCAGCCTGAGGTTCCTGGTGCCGTCGGGTCGACCGCCGCCGGTTGTCCCGGCGCGGCGTCGGGGCGCTCGCGATAGACGATCCAGAGGGCCGACGGCAGGATGGTCAGGCTCGCCAGCATCGACAGCACAAACGCGCTCGCGGAGACGATGCCGAACTGCCGCATGGGGGGCAGTCCCGAGAGGCCCAGCGCCAGGAAGCCGCCCGCGTTGATGAGGGTCGCGAACAGGATGGCGCGGCCCGCCACGAACAGGGCGTGACGCAGCGCCTCCTCGGTCGTGGCTCCGCGGCCTAGCTCCTGAAAATGATAGAAGAAGTGGATCTGGTCGTTCTCCGATGCTCCGAGGACGGTCGAGGCGATCAGGATCGTCGCCACGTTCAGCGGGATGCCGACCAGGCGCATCACGAGGAACATCACCAGGATCGCGAACAGGGACGGGATCATCGCCAGGAGCCGCGCGGCCCCGCTGCGGAACACCACCAGGAAGGCGACGAAGATGATCACGACCGTCAGCGCGAAGCTCTCGGTCAGCGTCGGGACGAGGTACTCGCCGATCTTCGCCTGCAAAAGCCCTGTGCCGACCACGCGCAGCCGGCATTCGCGCAGCGCCTGGTGCCGCGCCAACGCCGTGTCCCAGGCGCCGCGCACGAACGATTTCAGATCGTCCACGCCCGCGAAGTCCGTCGCGCGGTAGACCATCGCCAGCCGGGCCTGCGCCAGCGTCCCCACGTCCACGTAGGAGCGCGCCCCCGGCTCCTGCAGGAGCAGCCGGTCGAGCTCCCCGGCGAGACTGGACCAGGCGGCCGGATCGTCGGGGAGGCGATCCCCTTCTCCGCCCACGTACCTCTGGAAGCGCAGGATCGTGGTCGGGCCGGTCACGGAGCCGATGCGTCGGTCGGCTTCCAGGGCGCGCGCGAACCCCTCGACACCGCGGAGCACCTCCGGACGCAGCAGCGCCCCCTCGGGGCCGGTGATCCACGCCTGGACGGGGGACAGGCCGGAGATCGACTGCTCGAAGCGGCGCATGTCCTTGTAGAGCGGCAGGTCCTTGCGGATGTAGTCGAGGGCGTCGGTCTCGATGCGCAGGGGCTCCATCACACCCGGGATTCCCGCCAGGGCGCCGGCGCCGGCGGCCATCAGCAGGCCGGCCGCCACGACCGTCACCCAGCGCACGCGGTAGGACAAGCGCGGCAGTCCCTCGACGAGGCCCACGAGCAGACGTCCGGCTCCGGTCCTGCGGCGCAGGACCGGCACGGAGAGGGCCGCCTGCAGGGCCGGGAACAGGGTGAACACCACACCCCAGGTCAGGAGCAGCCCCGCCGCGACCCACAGCCCCATCTCCCGGATCGGGCGTATCCCGGAGACCGCGAGCGCCGCGAAGCCGATCGCGGCCGCGACGATCGAGGCGGTCGTGGCCACGAACTTGTTCGCCAGGGCGAACACGCGGTGCGCCTCGATGTCGGTCCCTTCGGGGCATTCGGCGAAGCGCGATTGCAGGTAGACGAGGGCCGCCGTGCAGGTGACGAGGATCGTGAGCGGCACCAGGGACGACACGATCGTGAAGGTGAACCCCAGCACCCTGCCGGCCGCGACGGTGAGCGCCACGCTTGCCGCCAGGGTCAGGAGGAACGCGGCAAGCGTCCGCAGGGAGCGGAACAGGACCAGCGTGATCGTGACGACGAACAGCCCGAAGAGCGGGAAGGACCGGCGGCTGGCGCGCACCGTTTCGATCTCGAGGTAGGCGTCGACGTACGGGCCGCCCACCCTGGGGATCCGGGCTCCGGCTTCCGGTCCGTTCTCGAAGGGGTTGAGCGCGGCGTCGAGGGCGGCGAGGATCGCATCGCGCCCCCCCGCGTCCCCCACCTGAAGATCGAGCGCCAGCCCCAGAAAGCCGCTCCCCACGAGCCCCTGCTTGCGGAACAGGTCGGTCCCGGTGGCGAAGCGGCGGAAATCCTCCTCCCAGCCGGGCGAGGCTCGGGCGCCCGGGTGCGTCCGGTCATAGAGGGCCAGGGCCGAGAAGGTCTGGACTCGCGGCACCATCCCCATGCTGCGCTCGATCGCCTCGAAGCGGGCCAGCGCCCCGGGGTCGAACGGATCGGCCGACTCGACCAGGAGCACGACCTGCTCCCCCTCGGGGAAGAGCCGCTGGAACTCCTGGTTGTCCCGGAAATCGGCGTCCCCCTGGACGACGAGGCGGGCGATGGAGTTGTCGGTCTCGATCCGGAAAGCCAGCGCGATGGCCAGCGGGACCACGAGCGCGTACACGACCAGGATGAACCGACGCCGCGCGATGATGCGCCGGAACAGGGCCTGGAGCGCCGGAGAGACCGTGCCGTCCATGGGTCGCACAGCCTACCGCACCGCCGCCTGCCTGTCACCCGCGGCGCGCCAGGCTGCCCGGGGCCATTTGACTCCGTCCGGGGGAAGGAAATGGGAACCCTTCACGAAAGTCGCGCGTATGCTTTACTAATCATGCTCTATCACACACGGGGGCTCGGTGGCGCCCAGGAAGGGTGAGTTCATGCTGCTCAGAAGTGGCACACCCTCGCCCACCCGTGTGCTTGCGAACGGCGGCGGGTCGGCGCACTGCAAAGCGACCGTGACGCTGTCCGTTATCGCCCCGGAGCGGCTGGACCCGTTCAACGGGTTCTTCCGAAACCATGGGCCTCGACCGGTGCCCCCGGACGGCCTGCTGGATCTCCCCGTTGCCCGGCGCTGGTTCTCCCTGCTTTCCTGGGGGGACGAGGAGGGGCTCTACACCTACCAGATGCCCCTCGAGGGGCGCACGGGCACGCGGGCCCGGGTCCTGGGGCGCTCGCGGATCATGCTCTCCTGCTACGACTACCTGGGCCTCGCGGGCCATCCGGCGGTCGAGGAGGCCGCCATCGCCGCGGTCCGGACCTACGGGACGGGGACGGGGGGCGTACGCATGCTCACCGGTACGACCGTCCTGCACCGCGACCTCGAGAGCGAAATCGCCGCGTTCAAGGATGTGGGGGCGGCCCTTGCATTCGGGTCGGGGTACCTCGCGAACCTCGCGGTCGTGGCCGCTCTCTTCGGTCCGCGGGACCGCGTGTTGCTCGACGCCCGCGCACACAGGAGCCTGCACGACGCGTGCGTCCTGGCCCGCGTGCCGGTGACGACCTTCCCCCACAACGACGTCGCTGCCCTTGAGCGCGAGCTGCGGCGTGAGCCAGCCCGACACCGCACCCTGATCGTGGTGGATGGCCTCTACTCCATGGACGGCGACCTGTGCCCGCTGCCCGAGCTGGTGGAGCTGAAGCGCCGGTACGGCGCCTTTCTCCTGGTGGATGAGGCGCACGCGATGGGGGTGCTCGGCGCCACGGGGCGAGGTGTCCACGAGCACTTCGGCATCGCGGCCAGCGCGGTCGACATCTGGACCGGCTCGCTTTCGAAAGCCGTGCCGTCGAATGGCGGGTTCGTCGCCGGCCGACGCGACCTGATCGTGTACCTGCAGCATGCCGCGGCGCCGTTCTGGTTCTCGGCGGCGCTCGGTCCCGCGGCCGCGGGGGCCGCGCTCGAGGCGCTGCGCGTGGCGCGGCGGGAACCGGAACGGCTCGAGGCCCAGCGGCGCAACGCCGAAGCGTTGCGCCTCGGGCTCCGCGCGCGCGGCTATGACACGGGGAATTCCGCGAGCGCCATCGTGCCGGTGCTGGTCGGCGAGGAGGTCGCGGCCTGGCGGCTCGCGCGGCGGCTGTTCGACGAAGGGGTCCTCGTCTCCGCCGTGGTTCATCCGGCCGTGCCGCGGGGTGCCGCTCGACTGCGGCTGTGCGCCACCGCGGCCCAATCGGCCGCGGATCTCGACGAAGCGCTCGAGGCATTCGACCGGGCCGGCCGCCCGGCCGACCCCAGGTGAGCGTGGCCACGGCACGTCCGCGGCGCTCCACCGCCGGCGAGACGGGACGCTACGTCGTCCATGCGTACACCGATATCGGCGACGTGGATCCGCGCGAATGGGATTCCCTGCTGGCGCCGGACGACGTTCAGGCGACGCAGCGCTTCATCGGCGCCTGCCAAAATTCGCGGGTGGCGGACGCGGCCTATCGGCACATCACGGTGCACGACGACGAGCGGTTGCACGCGATCGCGAGCTGCTGTCGTATGGAAGTGGCGCTCGATCTGCTCTCCACCGGCGTCGTGCGCGGCGCAATCCAGGGGATGCGGCGGTGGCGTCGCGACTTCCTCCGCGTCCCGGTGGCGTTCTGCGGGTTGCCGGTGTCGTTTGGGCAGTCGTGCCTGCGGCTCCGCCCCGGGGCCGACGCGCCGGCGATCACGCGCTTGGTCGCGCGGGAGCTGGAGAGCTGGGCGCAGGGTACCGGCACGGCCGTGCTGTGCTTCAAGGAATTCTCGCCGCGGGAACAACCGGTCGTGGAGCCGCTGACGGAGCACGGTTACTTCCGGGCGCCCAGCATCCCGTCCTGCAGCCTCGCCATCGCGTGGCGCACCTTCGAGGAGTACGTCGGCGCGATGCGGGCGGGGTACCGACGGCAGATCCTGACGAGCCTTCGGGCGCGCGAGCAGCTGGGGCTCACGGTGCGCCTGGTCCCGGCCTGGGGAGAGCAGGCCGCGCGCATCTTTCCCCTGTACGAACAGGTCATGGACCGGGCGCCGTTCCAGCTCGAGCGGCTGAACCTGGCGTTCTTCCAGCACCTCGCGGCCGATCTCGGCGACCAGACCACGGCCATTCTCGTCGAGCGCGACGGCGCGCTCCTCGCTGCCGCAGTCCTGCTCCATGCCCCGGGCGCTCTCACCTTCCTGCTCGCGGGTATCGACTACGCCCACCACCCCCAG encodes:
- a CDS encoding GNAT family N-acetyltransferase — its product is MATARPRRSTAGETGRYVVHAYTDIGDVDPREWDSLLAPDDVQATQRFIGACQNSRVADAAYRHITVHDDERLHAIASCCRMEVALDLLSTGVVRGAIQGMRRWRRDFLRVPVAFCGLPVSFGQSCLRLRPGADAPAITRLVARELESWAQGTGTAVLCFKEFSPREQPVVEPLTEHGYFRAPSIPSCSLAIAWRTFEEYVGAMRAGYRRQILTSLRAREQLGLTVRLVPAWGEQAARIFPLYEQVMDRAPFQLERLNLAFFQHLAADLGDQTTAILVERDGALLAAAVLLHAPGALTFLLAGIDYAHHPQSQAYLTLIAEIVAEAIRHGATRLELGQTSYDLKQRLGAEVSARWLYIKCLNPAAHLTLRIASRALFPTVSPPPRRVFRTAGGR
- a CDS encoding exodeoxyribonuclease III — its product is MRIATWNVNGLRARLEFLLLWLRERRPDLVGLQELKLTEDQFPHALLEAEGYRAVVHAQKAWNGVAILSRRQVTVTQKGLPGQDESGARLITADAEGLSFTTIYCPNGKDVGHPDYPRKLAWFEALATHLRGLHRQDRPAVLCGDFNICPAPIDSWNEDLLRGTIFHTAEERARFAAIVEGGLLDLFRRLHPEARSFSWWDYRAGAFPRNQGLRLDLLLATRDIAERLQAVEIDRDYRKKKDDRIPSDHAPVFADL
- a CDS encoding pyridoxal phosphate-dependent aminotransferase family protein, which translates into the protein MLLRSGTPSPTRVLANGGGSAHCKATVTLSVIAPERLDPFNGFFRNHGPRPVPPDGLLDLPVARRWFSLLSWGDEEGLYTYQMPLEGRTGTRARVLGRSRIMLSCYDYLGLAGHPAVEEAAIAAVRTYGTGTGGVRMLTGTTVLHRDLESEIAAFKDVGAALAFGSGYLANLAVVAALFGPRDRVLLDARAHRSLHDACVLARVPVTTFPHNDVAALERELRREPARHRTLIVVDGLYSMDGDLCPLPELVELKRRYGAFLLVDEAHAMGVLGATGRGVHEHFGIAASAVDIWTGSLSKAVPSNGGFVAGRRDLIVYLQHAAAPFWFSAALGPAAAGAALEALRVARREPERLEAQRRNAEALRLGLRARGYDTGNSASAIVPVLVGEEVAAWRLARRLFDEGVLVSAVVHPAVPRGAARLRLCATAAQSAADLDEALEAFDRAGRPADPR
- a CDS encoding MMPL family transporter; its protein translation is MDGTVSPALQALFRRIIARRRFILVVYALVVPLAIALAFRIETDNSIARLVVQGDADFRDNQEFQRLFPEGEQVVLLVESADPFDPGALARFEAIERSMGMVPRVQTFSALALYDRTHPGARASPGWEEDFRRFATGTDLFRKQGLVGSGFLGLALDLQVGDAGGRDAILAALDAALNPFENGPEAGARIPRVGGPYVDAYLEIETVRASRRSFPLFGLFVVTITLVLFRSLRTLAAFLLTLAASVALTVAAGRVLGFTFTIVSSLVPLTILVTCTAALVYLQSRFAECPEGTDIEAHRVFALANKFVATTASIVAAAIGFAALAVSGIRPIREMGLWVAAGLLLTWGVVFTLFPALQAALSVPVLRRRTGAGRLLVGLVEGLPRLSYRVRWVTVVAAGLLMAAGAGALAGIPGVMEPLRIETDALDYIRKDLPLYKDMRRFEQSISGLSPVQAWITGPEGALLRPEVLRGVEGFARALEADRRIGSVTGPTTILRFQRYVGGEGDRLPDDPAAWSSLAGELDRLLLQEPGARSYVDVGTLAQARLAMVYRATDFAGVDDLKSFVRGAWDTALARHQALRECRLRVVGTGLLQAKIGEYLVPTLTESFALTVVIIFVAFLVVFRSGAARLLAMIPSLFAILVMFLVMRLVGIPLNVATILIASTVLGASENDQIHFFYHFQELGRGATTEEALRHALFVAGRAILFATLINAGGFLALGLSGLPPMRQFGIVSASAFVLSMLASLTILPSALWIVYRERPDAAPGQPAAVDPTAPGTSG
- a CDS encoding ABC-F family ATP-binding cassette domain-containing protein, translated to MISFADVGKQYGKQILFVEASFQINAGEKVGLVGPNGAGKTTVFRMIVGEESPDDGEVAVPKRLTIGYFRQDVEEMAGRSVLDEAIAGSGRVGDLHHELESLQHALADPARAGELDTILARYGEVQEEYTHLGGYALESQAREVLHGLGFDDERIDGDVGALSGGWKMRVAMARVLLGRPGVLLMDEPTNHLDIESIIWLESYLKGYPGALLMTSHDRDFLNRVVSKIAEIDGGEITVYSGNYDFYDRERRLREANREAAYTRQQAMLAKEQRFIDRFRTHAAKAAQVQSRIKALDKIEKVTLPKQRTVVSFDFRDPPRSGDQVLVIENLHKAFGRRVLYEGMNLTIRRGERWAVMGRNGAGKTTLLKIIAGVLSPDAGNVRLGAALKMGYFAQQSLDVLNTDLTVFEQLQADFPLEGAGMLRSLAGAFQFSGDDVDKKIRALSGGERSRLAMARLLFDPPNFLVLDEPTNHLDLATKEMLVDSLESFAGTMIFVSHDRTFLRGLGTRVLELGGESGMGPQPHLYPGSYVEYVERTGHEAPGTHA
- a CDS encoding VIT domain-containing protein gives rise to the protein MKQTVGPFPLCLVLAFLFAAPPMARAEQPAPTGGELRVVTPGGPVEQCPLKHTDVVAEITGSVAQVEVVQTFQNPYDRKIEAVYVFPLPDRAAVHDMEILVGDRTIKSLIKKRKEARAAYEAARQAGHIAALLDQERPNIFTQSVANILPGGEVVVTIRYFETVPYASGDYEFSFPMVVGPRFIPGAPVKAGEHGRLPDTTEVPDASRITPPGLRPETRTGHDISLEVRLDAGATVRGLMSPSHRIRVESDGRGGDIIRLKEEDSIPNRDFVLRYRVDGDAANLIVLSHRGEGDGYFLMIIQPQAKPPATDIAPKEMIFVVDCSGSMSGDPIDKVKEAMRYALQGLDPRDTFQIVRFSNGAETFEPSPVLATPGNIGRALRYVTHLSGQGGTIMLEGVRTALAYPEDPHRLRIISFMTDGYIGNEEAILAYTSMHLGGARLFSFGVGTSVNRYLLDKMADFGRGAVEYVLPGDDSGKAIRRFYDRIRSPYLTDVQIDWGGLGVTDMYPREIPDLFLGQPVTVYGRYGLAGKADVTLHARLGGRPFEKRFTVSLPARQDEGEAIGTLWARARIEDLSDRLIVGPQPALVEEITRVALAHRLVSKYTSFVAVEDRVDTGPGKPALVEVPVCTPAGVSYDMTYGAPAGVEMMERVRVAAQSQATTTQFSSAFIDSLPILGRDYQEVLILGPGVDGDGKPTIHGSRDVDVVTLVDGVSAGDPLTGERGQELNLNSIQEIEVKTAGATAAYGRALGGSVAVDAAAPIPGVITTIAARSSAYRAAEVIELLVTIENRTGKAVQVPAALSVADGTARFRVLDPQGSAAADPIQNRGPARMMTLQPGASATLNVLLNGARGYRLARPGEYRVTLLGAGLGLGDSNTLIMRIRP